The Pseudomonas wenzhouensis genome has a segment encoding these proteins:
- a CDS encoding FecCD family ABC transporter permease, translated as MTRFRLLLLGLGVLLALSCALSLAFGAAQVPLERVWAILGQHLFGIAPEVPVSVGQASIVWQLRAPRVLLGALVGAGLALVGSALQAVTRNPLADPHLLGVSSGAAFGAVIVVLYLGEFAGLLSLPLAAFIGALASMLLVLAIASRGGRLESDRLLLAGVAVSFVMMAASNLLLYLGNPHAASSVLFWMLGGLGLARWELLWLPALCLVLALAVLLGLGRALNALMAGEQSAVSLGLEPRRVRLVVFVVASLLTGVLVSLSGAIGFVGLMLPHVARFLVGAEHRRLLPVAALLGALFLVWVDVAARTWLAPQDLPIGIVTAAIGGVFFLAMLRRR; from the coding sequence GCTTGGCCTGGGCGTGCTGCTGGCGCTGTCCTGTGCGCTGTCGCTGGCTTTCGGCGCGGCGCAGGTGCCGCTCGAACGGGTATGGGCGATTCTCGGCCAGCACCTGTTCGGTATCGCGCCCGAGGTGCCAGTCAGCGTCGGTCAGGCCAGCATCGTCTGGCAACTGCGCGCGCCACGGGTGTTGCTCGGTGCGCTGGTCGGCGCCGGGCTGGCGCTGGTGGGCTCGGCGCTGCAGGCGGTAACGCGCAACCCGCTGGCTGATCCGCATCTGCTCGGTGTCAGCTCCGGTGCGGCCTTCGGTGCGGTGATTGTGGTGCTCTACCTGGGCGAGTTCGCCGGGTTGCTCAGCCTGCCGCTGGCGGCCTTCATCGGCGCCCTGGCGAGCATGCTGCTGGTGCTGGCCATCGCCAGTCGGGGCGGGCGCCTGGAGAGCGACCGCCTGCTGCTGGCTGGGGTGGCGGTGTCGTTCGTGATGATGGCGGCGAGCAACCTGCTGCTGTACCTGGGCAACCCGCATGCGGCCAGCTCGGTGCTGTTCTGGATGCTCGGCGGCCTGGGCCTGGCGCGCTGGGAACTGCTCTGGCTGCCGGCGCTGTGCCTGGTGCTGGCGCTGGCCGTGTTGCTCGGCCTGGGCCGCGCGCTGAACGCGCTGATGGCCGGCGAGCAGAGTGCGGTGAGCCTGGGCCTGGAGCCGCGCCGCGTGCGCCTCGTGGTATTCGTGGTAGCGTCCTTGCTCACCGGGGTGCTGGTCTCGCTGTCCGGCGCCATTGGCTTCGTCGGGCTGATGCTGCCGCACGTGGCGCGCTTTCTGGTCGGCGCCGAGCATCGCCGCCTGCTGCCGGTGGCGGCGCTGCTGGGGGCGCTGTTCCTGGTCTGGGTCGATGTCGCTGCGCGCACCTGGCTGGCGCCGCAGGATTTGCCCATCGGCATCGTCACCGCGGCCATCGGCGGGGTGTTTTTCCTGGCGATGCTGCGGCGCCGTTAG